In Thioclava sp. GXIMD2076, one DNA window encodes the following:
- the hypF gene encoding carbamoyltransferase HypF, which yields MESVEIRVRGQVQGVGFRPFVWRLAHDLGFAGHVLNDAQGVVIRARGARLAEFVEALRAQAPVLARVDAVEVAPFAGELGEGFEIVASEAGAVRTRVTPDAATCPDCLAETLGTGRRGGYGFTNCTHCGPRFSIVTGLPYDRAQTTMAEFPLCADCRGEYLDPSDRRFHAQPVACPICGPRIWTVPESADWLKEAAARLRGGDILAIKGLGGFHLACDAGNAAAIARLRARKNRPTKPLAVMGDLAMIGAACHLDALERARLAAPAAPIIVLALRDEPVEVCAGALAPGQDSLGWMLPYTPLHHLLIRAVARPLVMTSGNGSGQPQVISNEAALAELAEIADGFVLHDRAIARRLDDSVERITPQGPMVLRHARGRVPDVLDLPAGFGQGPQVVAYGGQMKGAICLTRDGQALLGHHLGDLDNVANIEAFEAADRDYRALFDHVPEVVAVDLHPGFRATLYGERAAGTRPLIRVQHHHAHLAACLGENGWGLEDGPVAGIILDGLGLGEDGTIWGGELLLGDYRHVARVAHLTPVPMPGGDRASRDPWRNLLAQLDHAGLQAQADRLLAGQPVGLLRQAMAKGMNAPLTSSAGRLFDAFAAAAGFVGSQSYEGEAAMGLESLARKAGDTGAGYPFGEGAQIDPAPMWRAWADDPGPVEAKARRFHRGLARAFAGRARDLVVQGAARAVVLSGGVLQNVVLQEELMTALGDVPVLLHHKVPANDGGLALGQALVAMARVMGGR from the coding sequence ATGGAGAGCGTCGAGATCCGCGTGCGGGGGCAGGTTCAGGGGGTGGGGTTCCGCCCCTTTGTCTGGCGGCTGGCGCATGATCTGGGTTTTGCGGGTCATGTCCTGAATGATGCGCAAGGGGTGGTTATCCGTGCGCGGGGTGCGCGGCTTGCGGAGTTTGTGGAGGCGCTTCGCGCGCAGGCGCCGGTTCTGGCACGGGTGGATGCGGTGGAGGTGGCGCCTTTTGCGGGCGAGTTGGGTGAGGGGTTCGAGATCGTGGCCTCGGAAGCGGGGGCCGTGCGCACGCGGGTGACGCCGGATGCCGCGACCTGTCCCGACTGTCTGGCCGAGACATTGGGCACGGGGCGCCGCGGTGGCTATGGTTTCACCAATTGCACCCATTGCGGGCCGCGCTTCTCGATCGTGACGGGGCTCCCCTATGATCGGGCGCAGACCACGATGGCAGAGTTTCCGCTTTGTGCGGATTGCAGGGGCGAGTATCTTGACCCGTCGGACCGGCGCTTCCATGCGCAGCCCGTGGCCTGTCCGATTTGTGGTCCGAGGATCTGGACTGTTCCAGAGAGTGCGGATTGGCTGAAGGAGGCTGCAGCGCGGCTCCGTGGGGGAGATATTCTTGCGATCAAGGGGTTGGGCGGGTTCCATCTGGCCTGTGATGCGGGAAATGCGGCGGCAATCGCGCGGTTGCGGGCGCGCAAGAATCGCCCGACCAAGCCGCTGGCGGTGATGGGGGATCTGGCCATGATCGGGGCCGCTTGCCATCTGGACGCGCTGGAGCGCGCGCGGCTGGCCGCGCCGGCCGCTCCGATCATCGTGCTGGCGCTGCGTGACGAGCCTGTTGAGGTCTGTGCCGGAGCGCTTGCTCCGGGACAGGACAGCTTGGGCTGGATGCTGCCCTATACGCCGTTGCACCATCTGCTGATCCGGGCTGTCGCGCGGCCTCTGGTGATGACCTCGGGCAATGGCTCGGGGCAGCCGCAGGTGATTTCCAACGAGGCGGCGCTGGCCGAGCTGGCCGAAATTGCGGACGGGTTCGTGCTGCATGATCGCGCCATTGCGCGCAGGCTCGATGACAGTGTCGAGCGGATCACTCCGCAAGGGCCAATGGTGCTACGCCATGCGCGGGGGCGGGTGCCCGATGTGCTGGATCTGCCCGCAGGCTTCGGGCAGGGACCGCAGGTGGTGGCCTATGGCGGGCAGATGAAGGGCGCGATCTGTCTGACCCGGGACGGTCAGGCGCTGCTGGGCCATCACTTGGGCGATCTGGATAATGTGGCCAATATCGAGGCGTTCGAGGCAGCGGATCGCGATTATCGGGCGTTATTCGACCATGTGCCCGAGGTTGTCGCGGTCGATCTGCATCCCGGGTTCCGGGCGACGCTGTATGGCGAGCGGGCTGCGGGCACGCGCCCCCTGATCCGTGTGCAGCATCACCATGCGCATCTGGCCGCCTGTCTGGGCGAGAATGGATGGGGTCTGGAGGACGGGCCGGTTGCGGGGATCATCCTTGACGGGCTGGGGCTCGGGGAAGATGGAACGATCTGGGGGGGCGAGTTGCTGCTGGGCGATTACCGTCATGTGGCGCGTGTGGCGCATCTGACGCCGGTGCCGATGCCCGGAGGGGATCGCGCCAGCCGCGATCCATGGCGCAATCTTCTGGCGCAGCTCGACCATGCGGGGCTTCAGGCGCAGGCGGACAGGTTGCTGGCAGGCCAGCCGGTCGGGCTTCTGCGTCAGGCGATGGCCAAGGGGATGAACGCGCCGCTGACCTCCTCGGCAGGACGCCTGTTTGATGCCTTTGCGGCTGCGGCGGGGTTTGTCGGCAGCCAGAGCTATGAGGGCGAGGCAGCGATGGGGCTGGAGTCTCTGGCCCGCAAGGCGGGGGATACAGGCGCGGGCTATCCGTTCGGGGAGGGCGCGCAGATCGATCCGGCGCCGATGTGGCGTGCATGGGCCGATGATCCGGGCCCTGTAGAAGCGAAAGCGCGGCGCTTCCATCGAGGGCTTGCGCGGGCCTTTGCGGGGCGCGCGCGGGATCTGGTTGTGCAGGGCGCGGCGCGCGCCGTGGTGTTGTCGGGCGGTGTTTTGCAGAATGTCGTGTTGCAGGAGGAGTTGATGACAGCCCTCGGCGATGTGCCGGTGCTTTTGCATCACAAGGTGCCGGCCAATGACGGTGGGCTTGCCCTGGGGCAGGCGTTGGTCGCCATGGCGCGGGTCATGGGCGGACGGTGA
- a CDS encoding nickel-dependent hydrogenase large subunit produces MTTLVMGPFNRVEGDLEVQLDVAEGAVTQARVNAPLYRGFERMLLGKAPQDALTITPRICGICSISQSAAAARALGAAMGLSPTPQGAMMAALIHAVENVSDHLTHFNLFFMPDFTRPVYAGRAWHARALRRFTPMEGSAQRAAIAARAELMHILGLMAGKWPHTLAIQPGGVTRAPGPSERMRIRSVLRGFRRYLEEVVFGAPLEEFAALGSLSGLMAWRTGDAGLFLEIAQDLDLGAAGRGQGRFLSFGAYPLAEGYGFAQGIWDGGLAPLDLSGLVEDPAHAWMLGNASHPAHGETRPDEMMRDEAYSWCKAPRLDGRVFETGALARQVIDGHPLARDVAGAGVLGRVAGRLLELARTQVLMEAWAEAIDPQARFMERGEVPKEGVGVGLVEAARGALGHWLRIERGVIAGYQIIAPTTWNFSPRDVQGVPGALEAALVGAPVAEGEETPVSVQHIVRSFDPCMACTVH; encoded by the coding sequence ATGACCACGCTGGTGATGGGCCCGTTCAACAGGGTCGAAGGTGATCTGGAGGTGCAGCTCGATGTCGCAGAGGGCGCGGTGACGCAGGCGCGGGTGAACGCGCCGCTTTATCGCGGCTTCGAGCGGATGCTTTTGGGCAAGGCCCCGCAGGATGCGCTTACCATCACACCGCGGATCTGCGGGATCTGCTCGATCAGCCAATCGGCCGCTGCGGCGCGGGCCTTGGGCGCCGCGATGGGGCTCTCGCCCACGCCGCAGGGTGCGATGATGGCGGCGCTCATCCATGCGGTCGAGAATGTCTCGGACCATCTGACCCATTTCAACCTCTTCTTCATGCCCGATTTCACCCGCCCTGTTTATGCGGGCCGTGCCTGGCATGCGCGCGCGCTCCGGCGGTTCACGCCAATGGAGGGCTCGGCCCAGCGGGCGGCGATCGCGGCGCGGGCCGAATTGATGCATATCCTCGGGTTGATGGCCGGAAAATGGCCACATACGCTGGCGATCCAGCCGGGCGGGGTCACCCGCGCGCCGGGGCCGAGCGAGCGGATGCGGATCAGATCGGTGCTGCGCGGGTTCCGGCGCTATCTCGAGGAGGTGGTGTTTGGCGCGCCGCTCGAGGAGTTCGCGGCGCTGGGCAGCCTGTCCGGTCTCATGGCATGGCGGACAGGCGATGCGGGACTGTTTCTCGAGATAGCGCAGGATCTGGATCTGGGGGCCGCGGGGCGCGGGCAGGGGCGTTTCCTGAGCTTCGGGGCCTATCCGCTGGCCGAAGGCTATGGCTTTGCGCAAGGTATCTGGGACGGGGGGCTGGCGCCCCTGGATCTGAGCGGGCTGGTGGAGGACCCCGCGCATGCATGGATGCTCGGGAATGCCAGCCATCCGGCGCATGGCGAGACCCGCCCCGACGAGATGATGCGCGATGAGGCTTATAGCTGGTGCAAGGCCCCGCGTCTTGACGGGCGTGTGTTCGAGACTGGTGCTCTTGCGCGGCAGGTGATCGACGGGCATCCTCTCGCACGGGATGTGGCGGGCGCGGGGGTGCTGGGACGCGTAGCGGGGCGGCTTCTGGAACTGGCGCGCACGCAGGTCTTGATGGAAGCATGGGCCGAGGCCATCGACCCGCAGGCGCGGTTCATGGAGCGCGGTGAGGTGCCAAAAGAGGGCGTGGGTGTCGGTCTGGTCGAGGCCGCGCGGGGGGCTCTGGGGCACTGGCTGCGGATCGAGCGCGGGGTGATCGCGGGCTATCAGATCATCGCGCCAACGACATGGAATTTCAGCCCCCGCGATGTACAGGGTGTGCCCGGGGCACTGGAAGCCGCACTTGTAGGTGCGCCTGTGGCCGAGGGGGAGGAAACACCTGTCTCGGTGCAGCATATCGTGCGCAGTTTCGACCCCTGTATGGCCTGCACCGTCCATTGA
- a CDS encoding HupU protein translates to MNVLWLQSSGCGGCTMSLLCAEGPTLFDRLEGAGIEMLWHPSLSLETGAEARRLLERVEAGAIALDVLCVEGAIARGPRGTGKFQILAGTGRSMLDWVCSLAGLARHVVAVGTCAAYGGITSAGENPSDACGLQYEGSHEGGVLPASFRAKGGLPVINVAGCPTHPDWVTETLMMLAENRLGADDLDGLGRPLFYTSHLVHHGCPKNEFYEYKASAVALSDIGCMMENLGCIGTQAVGDCNIRPWNGTGSCTRGNYPCINCTAPEFEEPRHSFTETPKIAGIPVGLPTDMPKAWFMALASLSKAATPDRLARNAVADRVDVPPTLRVRGRK, encoded by the coding sequence ATGAATGTTCTCTGGCTGCAATCCTCGGGCTGCGGTGGCTGCACGATGTCGCTTCTATGCGCCGAAGGTCCGACGCTTTTCGACCGTCTGGAAGGGGCGGGGATCGAGATGCTCTGGCATCCCTCGCTCAGCCTCGAAACCGGCGCCGAGGCGCGTCGCCTTCTGGAACGTGTGGAGGCGGGTGCGATCGCGCTGGATGTGCTCTGCGTCGAGGGGGCGATCGCCCGCGGACCGCGGGGCACGGGCAAGTTCCAGATCCTTGCTGGTACGGGGCGGTCGATGCTCGACTGGGTCTGTTCGCTTGCGGGCCTTGCGCGCCATGTGGTGGCGGTTGGCACCTGCGCGGCCTATGGCGGGATCACCTCGGCGGGCGAGAACCCGTCAGATGCCTGCGGGCTGCAATATGAGGGCTCGCATGAAGGGGGTGTGCTGCCCGCAAGTTTCCGCGCCAAAGGGGGGCTGCCGGTGATCAATGTGGCGGGATGCCCGACCCATCCCGACTGGGTGACCGAAACGCTGATGATGCTGGCCGAAAACCGGCTGGGCGCGGACGATCTCGATGGTCTCGGGCGACCTTTGTTCTATACAAGCCATCTGGTCCATCACGGCTGCCCGAAAAACGAGTTTTACGAATATAAGGCCTCGGCGGTGGCGCTTTCCGATATCGGCTGCATGATGGAGAATCTGGGGTGTATCGGCACGCAAGCGGTGGGCGATTGCAATATCCGGCCTTGGAATGGCACTGGCTCCTGCACGCGGGGCAATTATCCCTGTATCAACTGCACCGCGCCCGAGTTCGAGGAGCCGCGCCACAGCTTCACCGAGACGCCGAAGATTGCCGGTATTCCGGTGGGGCTGCCGACCGATATGCCCAAGGCTTGGTTCATGGCGCTGGCCTCGCTGTCCAAGGCCGCAACCCCCGACCGGCTGGCGCGCAATGCAGTGGCCGACCGTGTGGATGTGCCGCCCACGCTACGGGTGCGGGGCCGCAAATGA
- a CDS encoding ATP-binding protein, whose protein sequence is MSINRDLSADNALDASHPLGLEDSAWTEVLTAMDRTYAELVDYQAQLEDQSHALEEMRSYLGSIMSSVSDALIVVSRQGRVEDTSHSVAHMTGRPARSLAQMDVLDLVAGESRQRLIAALADCTGNRAPVTCELSLGGVSGDVLLEMSINPRFDDRGRLTGHVLTGRPVGELRRAYSELAQSHNALKSTQALLVQNEKLASLGRLLAGVAHELNNPISFVYANTHAMERYATKFETYFNEVQQGATRERLTALREELRLDREVRNLREAIAGARDGAERVRDIVEDLRRLSSDGSGESVIFDLVTVARTAAHWVARGADRGIALRFEGLPMVQAMGRAGHIQQIIMNLVQNAADALASIEEPQITFHASQENGIARLSVCDNGTGIPEEVARSIFDPFFTTKEVGQGTGLGLAISYRIAADHGGSLSYRPNGTGGACFTLDLPQSRLPDTKTTGSHEV, encoded by the coding sequence ATGAGCATAAACCGCGATCTTTCTGCCGATAATGCCCTGGATGCGTCGCATCCTCTGGGGCTCGAGGATTCGGCATGGACCGAGGTGCTCACGGCGATGGACCGGACCTATGCCGAACTCGTCGATTATCAGGCCCAGCTCGAGGACCAGAGCCATGCACTCGAGGAGATGCGCTCCTATCTGGGTTCTATCATGTCCTCGGTTTCGGATGCGCTGATTGTCGTCTCGCGTCAGGGACGCGTCGAGGATACCTCGCATTCGGTGGCGCATATGACCGGGCGACCCGCACGCAGTCTGGCACAGATGGATGTGCTGGATCTGGTGGCAGGCGAGTCGCGCCAGCGTCTGATCGCTGCACTGGCGGACTGCACCGGAAACCGTGCGCCGGTGACGTGCGAGCTGAGCCTTGGCGGTGTCTCGGGGGATGTCCTTCTGGAGATGTCGATCAATCCGCGTTTCGATGATCGGGGGCGTCTGACGGGGCATGTGCTGACGGGCCGTCCGGTGGGAGAGCTGCGCCGTGCCTATTCGGAGCTTGCGCAGAGCCATAACGCACTGAAATCGACGCAGGCGCTTCTGGTCCAGAACGAGAAACTGGCTTCACTGGGGCGGCTTCTGGCAGGGGTGGCACACGAGCTGAACAATCCGATCAGCTTCGTCTATGCCAATACCCACGCGATGGAGCGCTATGCCACCAAGTTCGAGACCTATTTCAACGAGGTCCAGCAGGGTGCCACGCGCGAGCGGCTGACCGCACTGCGCGAGGAGCTGCGCCTCGACCGCGAGGTGCGCAACCTGCGCGAGGCCATTGCCGGAGCGCGCGACGGCGCGGAAAGGGTGCGCGATATCGTCGAGGATCTGCGGCGCCTGTCGTCGGATGGCTCGGGCGAGAGTGTGATCTTCGATCTGGTCACCGTGGCGCGCACTGCCGCCCATTGGGTGGCCCGTGGGGCGGATCGAGGGATTGCACTCCGATTCGAGGGACTGCCCATGGTGCAGGCCATGGGCCGCGCGGGCCATATCCAGCAGATCATCATGAACCTCGTGCAGAATGCCGCCGATGCGCTCGCCAGTATCGAGGAGCCGCAGATTACCTTCCATGCCAGTCAGGAAAATGGCATCGCGCGGTTGAGCGTCTGCGATAATGGCACGGGCATTCCCGAGGAGGTGGCGCGTTCGATCTTTGATCCGTTCTTCACCACCAAGGAAGTCGGACAGGGCACGGGTCTGGGGCTTGCGATCAGCTACCGTATTGCTGCAGATCATGGCGGCAGTCTATCCTACCGGCCGAACGGAACGGGCGGGGCCTGCTTCACTCTCGATTTGCCACAAAGTAGATTACCGGACACCAAGACGACGGGGTCACACGAAGTATGA
- a CDS encoding hemin uptake protein HemP encodes MTISPSFTQALPAHAAEELTQGGNQANILLNGQVYTLRITRAGKLILTK; translated from the coding sequence ATGACCATTTCGCCCAGCTTCACCCAAGCCCTGCCCGCTCATGCCGCCGAAGAGCTGACCCAAGGGGGCAATCAGGCCAATATCCTTCTCAACGGTCAGGTCTACACGCTGCGCATTACCCGCGCGGGCAAGCTGATCCTGACGAAGTGA
- a CDS encoding Hsp70 family protein: MPCLAIDFGTSNSAMAVLENGAVRRLSVEGHHDTLPTAVFFPEDGSGMLIGRAAGEALIEGDPGRYMRALKSVLGTELLHEERRIGRKRQSIAQIITIFLAHLKAEAEAQTGLKIPTALSGRPVAFHDNPERHARAEADLRACYHAAGFDTVEFLPEPEAAALAAGHSQRNRETGLIVDIGGGTSDFSVYQREGEEIRILASHGIRLGGTDFDHALSLAKAMPELGLGGELKREMGDGLLPVPRGIYVDLSRWEKIPFVYTPETRRLVAGMERNATDPKRIGRLAHVIEEQLGHELAFAVESGKIAANSDDAQAAIAMGMVEPKLEVRLTRGMLNGALSQHREALRNAIYQTLMQAQMAPQMLDCIVLVGGSSLMGLVAEEAQATCPNAELRKAEAFTAVIDGLALASRSFAS; this comes from the coding sequence ATGCCTTGCCTTGCTATCGACTTCGGAACCTCCAACAGCGCAATGGCCGTGCTGGAAAATGGCGCGGTCCGCAGGCTTTCGGTAGAGGGGCATCACGATACCCTGCCCACGGCGGTCTTCTTCCCCGAGGATGGTAGCGGGATGCTGATCGGACGCGCGGCAGGCGAGGCGCTGATCGAGGGCGATCCGGGCCGGTATATGCGGGCGCTGAAAAGCGTGCTCGGCACCGAATTGCTCCATGAAGAGCGCCGGATCGGGCGCAAGCGGCAGAGCATCGCGCAGATCATCACCATCTTTCTCGCCCATCTGAAAGCCGAGGCCGAGGCGCAAACCGGCCTGAAGATCCCCACCGCCCTGTCTGGCCGCCCCGTGGCCTTCCATGACAACCCCGAACGTCACGCCCGCGCCGAAGCCGACCTACGCGCCTGCTACCATGCGGCAGGGTTCGACACGGTCGAATTCCTGCCCGAGCCCGAAGCCGCTGCCCTTGCGGCTGGCCATTCGCAGCGCAACCGTGAGACCGGCCTGATCGTCGATATCGGCGGTGGCACCTCGGATTTCTCCGTCTACCAGCGCGAGGGCGAAGAGATCCGTATCCTTGCCAGTCACGGCATCCGGCTGGGGGGCACGGATTTCGATCATGCGCTGTCACTGGCCAAGGCCATGCCCGAACTGGGGCTGGGCGGAGAATTGAAGCGCGAGATGGGTGACGGTCTGCTGCCGGTGCCGCGCGGGATCTATGTGGATCTGTCGCGCTGGGAGAAGATCCCCTTCGTCTACACCCCCGAAACCCGCCGCTTGGTCGCCGGTATGGAGCGCAACGCCACCGATCCCAAGCGGATCGGACGGCTGGCCCATGTGATCGAGGAACAGCTCGGGCACGAGCTGGCCTTTGCGGTCGAAAGTGGCAAGATCGCCGCCAATTCGGATGATGCGCAGGCTGCCATCGCGATGGGGATGGTCGAGCCGAAGCTGGAAGTGCGCCTGACGCGCGGTATGCTCAACGGCGCGCTCTCGCAGCACCGCGAGGCGTTGCGCAACGCGATCTACCAGACCCTGATGCAGGCTCAGATGGCGCCGCAGATGCTCGATTGCATTGTGCTGGTGGGCGGCTCGAGCCTGATGGGGCTGGTGGCCGAGGAGGCACAGGCGACCTGTCCGAATGCCGAACTGCGCAAGGCCGAGGCCTTCACCGCAGTTATCGACGGGCTGGCGCTGGCGAGCCGCTCGTTCGCAAGCTGA
- a CDS encoding MarR family transcriptional regulator has translation MTRLDDRMVLNSIIFLNRRLRKAFDSRASAMGLTFARAQALLQIARTEGSSQTELAEALKIETPTLNRTLDSLEQTGFIERRAVEGDRRVRRVFLTDLSKDKAKDILEYTNTLRHELFHDLSDGEFEQLYELVSRLHVNLDDMAKNA, from the coding sequence ATGACCCGCTTGGATGACCGGATGGTCCTGAACAGTATCATTTTCCTGAACCGCCGTTTGCGAAAGGCTTTCGATTCACGTGCCAGTGCCATGGGCCTGACCTTCGCACGCGCGCAGGCCCTTTTGCAGATCGCGCGCACCGAAGGCAGCAGCCAGACCGAACTGGCCGAGGCGTTAAAGATCGAGACACCAACGCTTAACCGCACACTCGATAGTCTGGAACAAACCGGCTTCATCGAGCGTCGTGCTGTGGAAGGGGACCGTCGTGTACGCCGCGTTTTCCTGACCGACCTGTCGAAGGACAAGGCAAAGGACATTCTGGAATATACCAACACCTTGCGTCACGAACTCTTCCATGACCTTTCAGACGGCGAATTCGAACAGCTCTACGAGCTGGTCAGCCGCCTCCATGTAAACCTTGACGATATGGCGAAAAATGCCTGA
- a CDS encoding MFS transporter has product MPETPHLHIPGVNPNPSDPSPKEQRPPPPFEPKPRLHVLGYIVASIVVAIAMSLSQGFTTANAQRIAGDLGASQTESLWLTAAYMIPRASLSLMLVKLRTQYGLRNFAILSVACFALVNFATLWVDGLHSAIVVQFFAGCASAPLASVAVLYMLEVLPLPKKMTFGIPLVMTFILVGTPLAYAISPALYHHFNYLSLRQMEFGLSLLMIGLIYTLPLTPMPRVPVISVMDVITFSLLAIGFGSVVVVFFWGTTVWWTDAMWLGVVACLALLCLSAFVAIELKRDRPLIDLRWLVSWPILRLAAALFLMRMLLSEQTVGIPRLLSTIGYSYDQLWLLFLIITIATISGGIVCVLTFKMERMPEMHMAALAMMALGLALDTRVNAQWGPQQFYVSQALLGFASTIFLPTAMANGIMNAFRRSPNYLLSFIAVFLASQSLGAVIGSGIFRSTVQLRTTFHTELLNGQLMEGNPMVTSTIAQLKQLYAATSADPTVIKSEALSQLSSNVSVQANVLAYADAFHALLYLALFTLSCLIINYLWTKRKERLQSQPA; this is encoded by the coding sequence ATGCCTGAAACACCGCATCTACATATTCCGGGCGTGAACCCCAACCCGAGCGATCCTTCGCCCAAAGAGCAGCGCCCGCCGCCGCCTTTCGAGCCGAAACCGCGCCTGCACGTCTTGGGATACATAGTTGCATCGATCGTCGTCGCGATCGCGATGTCGCTGAGCCAAGGCTTCACCACGGCCAATGCGCAGCGCATCGCGGGTGATCTGGGCGCGAGCCAGACCGAATCCCTCTGGCTCACGGCGGCCTATATGATCCCGCGGGCCTCGCTCAGCCTGATGCTGGTGAAGCTGCGCACGCAATACGGGCTGCGGAACTTCGCCATCCTTTCGGTGGCCTGTTTCGCGCTGGTCAATTTCGCGACACTCTGGGTGGATGGCCTGCATAGCGCGATTGTCGTGCAGTTCTTCGCGGGCTGTGCCTCGGCACCTCTGGCATCGGTCGCCGTGCTCTACATGCTCGAAGTGCTCCCGCTGCCCAAGAAAATGACCTTCGGGATACCGCTCGTGATGACCTTCATCCTTGTCGGCACCCCTTTGGCCTATGCCATTTCCCCCGCCCTCTACCATCACTTCAACTATCTATCGTTGCGGCAGATGGAATTCGGCCTGTCGCTCCTGATGATCGGCCTGATCTATACCCTGCCGCTGACACCGATGCCGCGCGTGCCAGTGATCTCGGTGATGGATGTCATCACCTTCAGCCTGCTGGCCATAGGCTTCGGCTCGGTGGTGGTGGTGTTCTTCTGGGGCACGACCGTGTGGTGGACCGATGCGATGTGGCTCGGCGTCGTCGCCTGTCTGGCGCTTCTCTGCCTGAGCGCGTTCGTCGCGATCGAGCTGAAACGCGATCGCCCGCTGATCGATCTGCGCTGGCTCGTTTCCTGGCCGATCCTGCGGCTGGCGGCGGCGCTCTTCCTGATGCGGATGCTGCTGAGCGAACAGACCGTGGGCATTCCGCGACTGCTCTCGACCATCGGCTATAGCTATGACCAACTATGGCTCTTGTTCCTGATCATCACGATCGCCACCATCTCCGGCGGCATCGTATGTGTGCTGACCTTCAAGATGGAGCGCATGCCGGAGATGCATATGGCCGCGCTGGCCATGATGGCACTCGGCCTTGCGCTCGACACACGCGTGAATGCACAATGGGGGCCGCAGCAATTCTATGTCAGTCAGGCGTTGCTGGGCTTTGCCTCTACCATCTTCCTGCCGACCGCGATGGCCAACGGGATCATGAACGCCTTCCGCCGTAGCCCGAACTATCTGCTGAGCTTCATCGCCGTGTTTCTGGCCAGCCAGAGCCTCGGTGCGGTCATCGGCTCGGGGATTTTTCGTTCGACCGTGCAGCTGCGCACCACATTCCATACCGAGCTTCTCAACGGCCAGCTGATGGAAGGGAACCCAATGGTCACCAGCACCATCGCCCAGCTCAAACAGCTATATGCCGCGACCTCGGCAGACCCGACCGTCATCAAATCCGAGGCTTTGTCGCAGCTTTCCAGTAATGTCAGCGTGCAGGCGAATGTTCTGGCCTATGCCGATGCCTTCCACGCCCTCCTCTATCTGGCCCTGTTCACTCTGAGCTGCCTGATCATCAACTATCTCTGGACCAAGCGCAAAGAGCGCCTCCAGAGCCAACCCGCATGA
- a CDS encoding HlyD family secretion protein has translation MSVKRFLPSIIAVAFGLIGLCIILYAWQIPPFQSSVAQTNDAYVRGRLTSIAPQLSGFITDVPVHDFQTVKKGDVLAKIDDRQYVQAVNQAQAELDSAKAALANNAQDIRSAEATIESKKASQDSAEASVATTQREWERAQQLQNKSYLSQSDADDAQLALQQAQASLEEAIAARHVAEEDLKSVKMDSQTLQASVESAQAALELAKIDLEHTTITAPIDGRLGQLGVRGGQYVSAGTTLMSLVGTDAWVIANFKETKLNGMQVGQSVSFTVDALGGKRFTGHLEAFSPATGSEFSVLSSSNATGNFTKIAQRVPVRISIDPGQDEAEKLVPGLSVVVDIARD, from the coding sequence ATGTCCGTAAAACGTTTCCTCCCCTCTATCATCGCCGTTGCCTTCGGGCTGATCGGCCTGTGCATCATTCTCTACGCATGGCAGATCCCTCCCTTCCAGAGTTCGGTGGCGCAGACCAATGACGCCTATGTGCGCGGTCGTCTGACCTCCATCGCACCGCAGCTCTCGGGCTTTATCACCGATGTGCCGGTGCACGATTTCCAGACCGTCAAGAAAGGCGACGTGCTGGCCAAGATCGACGATCGCCAATATGTACAGGCCGTCAATCAGGCGCAGGCCGAGCTGGACAGCGCCAAGGCGGCACTGGCCAATAATGCGCAGGATATCCGTTCGGCGGAGGCAACGATCGAATCGAAGAAAGCCTCGCAGGATTCGGCAGAAGCGTCCGTCGCAACGACCCAGCGCGAATGGGAACGCGCGCAGCAGCTGCAGAACAAAAGCTACCTCTCGCAATCGGATGCGGATGACGCACAGCTTGCCCTGCAACAGGCCCAAGCCTCGCTCGAAGAGGCTATTGCGGCCCGTCATGTGGCCGAGGAAGATCTGAAATCGGTGAAGATGGACAGCCAGACCCTGCAGGCCAGCGTCGAAAGCGCGCAGGCGGCACTGGAGCTTGCCAAGATCGATCTCGAGCATACCACCATCACCGCGCCCATCGACGGACGACTGGGCCAGCTTGGCGTGCGCGGCGGGCAATATGTCAGCGCGGGCACGACACTCATGAGCCTTGTGGGGACCGATGCCTGGGTCATCGCCAATTTCAAGGAGACCAAGCTGAACGGGATGCAGGTCGGCCAATCGGTCAGCTTTACCGTGGATGCTCTGGGTGGCAAGCGCTTCACCGGCCATCTGGAAGCCTTCTCGCCTGCCACAGGATCCGAATTCTCGGTGCTGTCGAGCTCCAATGCCACCGGTAACTTCACCAAGATCGCCCAGCGTGTTCCGGTGCGGATCTCCATCGATCCGGGGCAGGACGAGGCCGAGAAACTGGTGCCGGGCCTGTCGGTCGTCGTTGACATCGCGCGGGACTGA